CGCCCAGATCTCGGCCGGTCTGGCCGCCACCGAACGCCTCGCCGACCTGCGCCGACTCGCCTTCACCGACCCGCTCACCGGTCTGGCCAACCGCCGCGCGGTGGACGCCCGGCTGGAGGGTGCCCTGCAGGCGCACAACCGGGACGGCACCGTGGTCTCGCTGGTGGTCTGCGACGTCAACGGCCTCAAGCGGGTCAACGACCGGCTCGGCCACGAGGTCGGCGACCGGCTGCTGGAACGCTTCGCCCACCAGCTCTCGCTGGCCGCCGCCCGACTGCCCGGATCGCTCGCCGCCCGGCTCGGCGGCGACGAGTTCTGCCTGCTCGCGGAGGGCCAGAAGGCCGACGAGGTGGTCGCGGTGGCCGAGGAGCTGTGCGCCCGGGCGCTCCAGCTGGCCGACGGCGAAGGCGTCGCCTGCGGGGTCGCCTCCACCGGCGACTCGATCGGCCCGGTGACCACCCCCGACCGGCTGTTCCGGCTCGCCGACGCCGCGCAGTACCGGGCCAAGGGCGCCAGGGCCGCCCACCCCGTGGTGGCCGGCCGCAGCCACGGCCCCGGCTTCTCGCCCGACCCCACCGTGCTGCTCGCCGACGCCGCCGATCCGCACCACCGCGCGGACGGCCGCCCGCGCCCGGGCCGGATCGGCGCCGCCGACCGCCGCCGGTTCCGCGGCGCCGCGCACAGCGCCGACCCGGGCCAGCTGCTCAACGTGGTGCTCGGCGCCCTCGACGCCAGCGGGGCCGGCCGGGCGAGTCACCCCGCCGACACCCTCAGCCGGCTCGCCGTGGTCGCCGAGACCTCCGCCCGGCTGCTGGACGCGGTCGGCTGGTGGATCTCGTACGTGCCGCCGGGCTCGCAGTTCATGCGCACCTCCCGGCACGCCGTGTACCGGATGACCAGCGGCCCGACCAGCACCGGGGCGGAGACCCAGCGGGCCCAGATCGAGGCGCCCGACGCGGTCTTCGACCTCGGCCACTACCCGCTCACCCGGCGGACGGTGCGCGGCGGCGCGTTCGCGTTGCGGGCCGGGGCGGCCGGGAACGACCCGGCCGAGGAGGCGATGATGATGGTCAGCGGCTACAAGGCGATGGTCGCGGCGGGCGGCGGCAACGCGGCGGGCGGCTGGCTGCTCGAACTCTTCGCGGACGAAGCCACCCTGCCGTTCGGTCAGATCGCCCCCGCCCTCCGCTCGCTGGTCGCGGTGGCCCTGGCCGGGCCCGCCTCGCCGCCGCCGTGAGCCCGGCCGGGGCTGGTGGTCACAGCTCCGGTACAAGGCTGTCGCGCTGCGGCACAAGGCTGTCGCGTCGGCCCGGCCTCTGCCACAGTGGGCGGAACGCCGGCCGGAGGGGCCTGGGCGGGAACGAGGTACGGGGAACATGCGGACACGACTGGCTGCCACACTGCTCACCATGACGCTCGCCTTCGGCGGGCTGACCGCTGCCACCGCCACGGCCAGCGCCGCGAGCGCGCAGCCGCGGAACAGCGTCACCCTGACGGCCGTTCAGGGCGCGCAGCCGAGCGACGCCGTACTGGTGGTCGCCACCCCCGCCCTGACCAAGACCGTGGCGACCACGGAGCTGGCCAAGTCGAAGAGCAAGAAGAAGAAGGGCCTGTCCGTCGTCGCCATCCTGATCATCCTGGTGCTGCTCGGCCTGCTGGTCGCCGCGGTGATCCTGGTGGTGCTGGCGATGAAGCGACGCGGCAACGACCGGCACTGACCACCCGTCAGGGACGGAGTGCCCGCAGGACGAGCTCGACCAGCCGGTCCGCGTACCCGTGGTCGAGCGGGCCGAGCCCGTGCAGCCAGCGGTAGTACATCGGGCCGTAGAGCAGCTCGACGGCCAGGTCGGGATCGGCGTCGGCGGCGAGCTGCCCGGCCGTCCGGGCGGCCCGCAGGCGCTGCCTGGTGACCTCCAGCAGTGGGCCGAGCAGCCGCTCGCGGTACTCGTCCAGCAGCTTCGGATCGGTCAGCACCTCGGCGGCCAGGGCGCGGCCCGCGCTGCCGAGGAACGGTGAGGCGAGCTCGTCGGCGGTGCCCCGGAGCAGCGTCCTGAGGTCGGCGGCCACGTCCCCCGTGTCGGGGAGGGCGAGGCTGCCGGCCTCGTTCGCGTTCCCGGCCAGCAGGGCGTCGAACACCACCGCGCCCTTGGACGGCCACCACCGGTAGATGGTCTGCTTGCCGACCCCGGCCCGGGCGGCGATCGCCTCGATGGTGAGCCTGGCGTACCCGAGCTCGGTGACCAGCTCGGCGGCGGCGGTCAGGATCGCCTGCCGGGAGCGCTCGCTGCGGCGGGCCGGGTCCGGGGTCCTCGAAGTCATGCGGGCGATGCTATCAGTCTGACGATACGAAACGTCTCGTCTTGACAGTCCCTCGGATGTGCCGCATGGTGATCGAGCGAGACGGACCGTCTCGTCTTGACTCTCTGGAGGACCGCGATGACCCGCCGCCCCGCCCATATCGCCATGGTCTCGATCCCGGCCCACGGCCACGTCAACCCCAGCCTGGAGGTGATCCGCGAGCTGGTCGCCCGCGGCCACCGGGTCAGCTACGCCAACGACCCCGCCTTCGCCGGACCGATCGAGGGCACCGGCGCCACCCTGGTCCCGTACCGCACCACCCTCCCGCTCACCGGCGAGGACGCCGACTGGCCGGAGGACCCGGTCAAGGTGCAGGAGTACTTCCTCCGGGACGCCGAGGCGATGCTGCCGGTCCTGCGGGACGCCTTCGACCGGGACCGCCCCGACCTCTTCCTCTACGACATCGCCGGCTGCCCGGCCCGCGTGCTCGCCGAGAACTGGGACGTGCCGATCCTCCAGCTCTCCCCGACCTTCGTCGCCTGGGACGGGTACGAGGACGACTTCTCCGAGCTGTACGACGCGATCCGCACCGACGGGCACGAGTACACGGCCGGGTTCACCCGCTGGCTGGCCGAGAACGGCATCACCGGCATCGACCCGCTGGACTTCCTCGGCAAGCCCACCCGCTCGCTCGCCCTGATCCCGCGCGCCCTGCAGCCGAACGCCGACCGGGTCGACCCCGAGCGCTACACCTTCGTCGGCCCCTGCCTCGGCGACCGCTCGGAGCAGGGGAGTTGGGCCCGTCCGGCGGACGCCGAGCGGGTGCTGCTGATCTCCCTCGGCTC
This genomic interval from Kitasatospora gansuensis contains the following:
- a CDS encoding TetR/AcrR family transcriptional regulator: MTSRTPDPARRSERSRQAILTAAAELVTELGYARLTIEAIAARAGVGKQTIYRWWPSKGAVVFDALLAGNANEAGSLALPDTGDVAADLRTLLRGTADELASPFLGSAGRALAAEVLTDPKLLDEYRERLLGPLLEVTRQRLRAARTAGQLAADADPDLAVELLYGPMYYRWLHGLGPLDHGYADRLVELVLRALRP
- a CDS encoding macrolide family glycosyltransferase, with the protein product MTRRPAHIAMVSIPAHGHVNPSLEVIRELVARGHRVSYANDPAFAGPIEGTGATLVPYRTTLPLTGEDADWPEDPVKVQEYFLRDAEAMLPVLRDAFDRDRPDLFLYDIAGCPARVLAENWDVPILQLSPTFVAWDGYEDDFSELYDAIRTDGHEYTAGFTRWLAENGITGIDPLDFLGKPTRSLALIPRALQPNADRVDPERYTFVGPCLGDRSEQGSWARPADAERVLLISLGSAYTDQPDFYRACLRAFGDLPGWHVVLQIGKQVRAADLGPVPANVEVHSWVPQLAVLEQADAFVTHAGMGGATEGLYCGVPMIAVPQGADQFANADRLVGLGVGRRLDTDAPSDALRAALLDLTADPAVAERLAAIRHELRTMGGTAHTADLIEAAL